Part of the Hydrogenimonas thermophila genome, TAACTCTCCCAAACATCTTTTGGAACTTCACCATTACCATCTCTGCCTTGAGCAGACTTTACTTCAAACTGATAGTTTTCTCTTAAATCAAGTAGTTCTTGACAGATTGCATTATCTTTCATTATATTTACCAATCCGCATTAAGATATTTTTTTAGTTGTCCTGTATTTAGGATATCGTAGCTTAACATTTTTCTTTTTTGAAATAGATACTTCTTAATCTTAGCAGATTGTCTTTGCTCCATTTATATATGATGATATAGCTTTCAAAACCTCTATTTACTCCACTGCTTATTTGCCATATAAAAGGAGTTTTTGGCATATATATAAAAACACTAAAATCTTTGAAAAAGTAGTTATTTAAGTATTCATTTAACTCTTTTGGCAAAGAAACTGTACCAGAAAAATAAGCTTTAATAAAACATTTTAAGTTCATAGTCAGGAATACTCCCTACTACATTAATATCTGTATTATAACTTAACTTCATACCAACTGCTTCCGTAACATCTTCCATTCAGGTTCATACTGTTCAACCAATTTCCAAAAAGATTTTTGGTGATGTTTGTGTCGTATATGGGCTAATTCGTGAATAATGACATAGTCAATAAGAGGCATATCGTAGCGTAGTAGATGGCTATTTAGTGTAATGACATTATCAAAACTACAACAGCCCAAACGCCTTTTATAACGGCGGAATTTGAGATCTTTTGGGTAGAGTTTCATACGATTTGAAAAGAGCTCCACTCTAGCTGGAAGGATCTCTTTTGCTTTTCTAAGGTAGAAGCGATCCAAACTTACAGAAAGTTTATCAAACTCTTTTGCTTTAAATAGAAAGTGATCATCTTTAAACTCAATACTATTTTTAAGAGATCTCTCCAACTTTACAGGAAACTCTCTGCCTAAAAACCAGATCTTACAACCATCATAGTACTCAGTAGGATTGTTTTTTGCATAGGTTAAGTTGTGAGAGAGTCTGCTACAAACCCAACTCTCTCTTTGGGCTAAAAACTTTAACGCCTCTTTTTTAGAGAAGTGGTATGGAGTAGAGATCTCAATAGTACCATCACTCTTAATGCGAAGATATAGATTTTTTTGCTTGGCTCTTCGCTTATGACAACACTTTAAGAAAGTGCCGTCTAAGCATTGATACTCAAAATATCTCTCACTAAAGCTTTGCTTTAGCATCTTCAATCAAATCATTCATTAATGTCTGAATACGCTCTAAAGATTCAGGACTTTTTGCTTCAAAGCGGGTAACAAGTATAGGAGTTGTATTGCTAGCTCTTACCAGTCCCCAGCCATCTTCAAAGATAACCCTAACTCCATCAATCGTTACAATTTCTTTAATTTTAAGCTCACTGTAGCGTTTATTTAAAATGTTTTTAAGTGCTTCAATTATTGTAAATTTACTCTCATCTGTTGCTTCTATCTTAATTTCATCAGTGCTGTAAAGTACAGGAAGTTTTTCATACTCAGCATCAAAATCAAAACCATTTTTCAGCATCTCTAAAATACGCATCATTGCATAAATTGCATCATCATATCCAAAATAACGATCGTTAAAGAAGATATGACCGCTAACTTCAGCGGCTAAATCTGCTCCTGTCTCTTTCAATTTAACTTTTAAATTGGAGTGACCAGTTTTGTACATAATCGATTTACCGATTTTGTTAATCTCATCATACATAATCTGAGAGCATTTAACCTCTCCAATGACAGTAGGGTTATCCATTGTTTTAGCAAAAAATAGAGCTAAAATATCTCCTTTAAAATTATATTTTTGACTCAAAAATGCTATACGGTCACCATCTCCATCAAATGCAAAGCCATATTTGGCTCCTCTTTCCAGCTCTTTTTTAAGATCTTCAAGATTTTTCTCTTCACTTGGGTCTGGATGATGGTTTGGAAAAGTACCGTCTGGATCAAAGTAAAGTTTACTTGCCGAAATTCCCAATCTCTCTAAAAGTGGTTCAATTGCTATACCTGCCGCACCATTACCGCAATCTATAACCATATTTGGATCAAAATCTTGCAGACTTGAAAACTCTTTAGCCAAATAGTCAATATAAGCATCTAATGCGCTAATTGCAATAGAGTCAGTCTCTGTAGGAATGGCAATATCAGCCTTTTCAACTTCACGCCCTAAAGCATAAATATCTTCACCAAAAAATGGTTCTTGGTTTATTGTAATTTTAAAACCATTATATTCAGGAGGGTTATGAGAGCCAGTGATCTGAATTCCGCCTGCTGGCATTACCTGTTTTCCACCAACTTGAAAAGTATTAAAGTTACAAAAATAGTTTACTGGAGTAGGAACAAGACCACCGTGCAGTACAACAACATTTGCAGCATTCAAACCACTTACTAACCAGTCGCTCAAAATTGGTGAGTGTGTTCTGGCATCATAAGTTACAACTGCATAATCACCATGCTCTTTTATCTTTTTTCCAAGGAAATATCCGATTAGTTTAACTGTTTTTTCATTTAAATCTTTTTCAAAAACTCCTCGAATATCATACTCTCTAAATATATGCTGCATCTATGATCACCTTTTTTTAAAGTTATTTTACCAAAAACGCAATTGAAGCATCTTTTAACTTTTCTTGTAATTGCTTAACAACACTTTCAGGTCCATAAACAGACCATTGTGCACCATTTTCATCAAACTTGCGATCAATTTTAAGTGAATTAAAACCAGATACTAAATACTCCCATTTTCTCATATTTGCATAGTCGGTAAAAAAAGAGAGTTGCATCTCTTTTTCATATGGAATGAGTTCAGCTGAATCTACTACTGCTTTTGCAGCTTCACTGTAAGCTCGTGCCATACCGCCTGTACCAAGTTTTATGCCGCCAAAATATCTGACAACCAAAATGGCACAGTCTACCAAATCATTTCCTTGCATAACGTGAAGTACCGGCTTTCCAGCACACCCTTTTGGTTCTCCATCATCACTGCTGTCTTCAACAATTTGGTTATATTCATTTACTTTTCTAAATGCCCAAACTATATGATTTGCTTTTGGATGTTCAAGATGAAGCTCTTTGCGCATACTCTCAAATTGATCTATACCAACCAAAAAAGAGAGAAATTTGGAGCGTTTTACCTCGGTTTCACTATGGTATGTATTATCAATCGTCTTCATTATGATAAAATTTTATCAAAATTAATATTTAGGTAGGATAAATGAGCTTTGATGAACGTGCAAAAACTTGGGACTCTTCTGACAGAAGACAAGCATTGGCAGAGGCAGTTGCAAATGCAATTAAAAGCAGTGTAACATTAAACAGTTCAATGCATCTTCTAGATATTGGAGCTGGTACAGGACTTTTGACACGAAGAGTACTTCCGTATGTAGATAAAATTACTGCTCTAGATACATCAGCAGGAATGTTGGAAGAGCTTGAAAAAAAAGTAGAAGGAAATGTAGAGATTTGTCAAACTGATATTATAAAATATGAACCATCTGAAAAGTTTGACGGCATCATAAGTTCAATGACACTTCACCATATAGAAGATACCGAAGGTCTATTTAAACACCTCTATAAACTTTTAAAGCCTGGTGGTTTTATAGCTCTTGCTGACTTAGCTCCTGAAGATGGTACTTTTCATTCTAATGGAAATGAAGGTGTATTTCACTTTGGGTTTGATGAAGAGAGTTTAAAAAACTATGCAAATATTGCAGGTTTTAAAAACTTTTCATACAAAATAGTACATAAAGTAGAAAAACCAAACAAAATTTACGAAATTTTTCTATTCTCTTCAATAAAATATAAATAGTAGAAATGGAGAAAAAGGAGTTATGTTTTGTGAAAGAATGGTTCTCTAAAAAATCAGTCATTATTACATCGCTATTTCTTTTTATAACAATGGGAATAGGTGTTTGGTATCTTTCTAAAAAAGTTGAAGAGAACCGTTATATACAATTTAGCGATACATTAAGAAACTACTTTAGAAACAAGCTTGATTCTCAAAAATCACAAGCACTATCTCTTGCGATTGCATTGGCTGAAAATAAAGCATTAAAAGAGGCTCTATGGGATGATGATGAGGATTTAGGGTATGAAATTCTTTCAAAAACATTGATGCGCCTTCGTGAATATACATTAATGAGTGATGTAAGAGCGCAAGTAATCACAACAGATTTAACTATTTTTGCAAGAAGTTGGGATAACACTTATGCAGGTATGCCCCTTGATATCTTCAGAGAAGATCTTAAAGAGATTACAACTCTAAAAAAACCTAAAGTAGCAATTGAACCTGGAAGACTTCTTTCTATTAAAGCGACAACGCCTATTATGCAGAAGTCAAAAGCTATAGGATATCTTGAAATTTTACAATTCTTTGACAAAATCACAGATGATCTTCGTCAAAAACATATAGAACTACTTGTTTTAATGAATGAAAAGCTACTTAATATTGCAACTTTAATGCGTGAGAATCCAACTGTACACAACTTTGTCATTAGCAATAAAAACTATAATTCAAATCTTCTAAAAATAGTTAATAGAATAAATATAAAAAAATTACTGCAACAAAGATACCTATATTCAAATGACTACTTTTTTATTATTGAAGATATGCTTGATGGAAAAGAAAATCAGATAGGTATTTTTTTAATGATTTTAAGTAAAGCCGATCTTAATGAACTCATATATGGTAACAAACCTCTCTCATTTTTTCTAAATTTTACACAAAAAGATCTATATCAAATTGTAAACAGATGGGAAGCACCTACAGGAGGTTATAGAAGTATTTATGATAAAAACCTTTTTAAACTTTTAAATACATTTGAAGGTGAAGACAGAATGTTAGTTGAGCAAGAGATTTATGAAGTATTGCAAGAGTATAGTAAAAAAGAGCTTATTGACATTATTCTTTATCAAAACAGAAGGCGTAAAATAACAGGAGATATAGAATGAGAATTTTATTGTTAGAAGATGAGTTTACACTTAGGATCAGTATGGTTGAATTTTTAGAAGATCTTGGTTTTACAGTTGATGACTTTGAATCTGGCGATGATGCTCTTGATGCACTGTTTAAAAAAACATATGATCTTATTTTACTTGATGTAAAAGTTCCTGGAATTAATGGATTTGAACTACTTCGTACTGCACGTGAATATGGAAAAAATCTGCCTGCTATTTTCATTACTTCTCTTACCGATGTAGATGCATTAGCTAAAGGGTATAAAAGCGGTTGTTGTGACTATATAAAAAAACCATTTGATTTAATTGAACTGCAGTTACGTGTAGAACAAGCACTTAAATCTTCTTGTTTAAAAACACAAGACAACTTTATAGACCTTCCAAATAACTATGTTTATGATACAAAAAATTTTGTTTTACTACATAATGAAGAGGAAATAACTTTAACTAAAACAGAAAAACGGATACTTGAACTTCTTATTCAAAACCGTGGCAATGTAGTAACTCCTGAACAGTTTCAGGAATTCGTTTGGGGAGAAGCAGTTGATCCAGCAAATATTAGAGTACAAATTAATAAATTAAGAAAAAAACTATCTGCCGAACTTATATCAAATGTTCGTGGTTTAGGATATCGCATTGATCTTTGATAGAAAAAAGTTTGCACTAAAATATGCTCTGCTTTATGCTCTTCTTATCTCTTTAGTTATGCTTGTTCCACTATTTGTCTATACACAGCTAATGCTTGCAATAAATGAAGCTAAAACAGAAAATGATCTGCTAAGGGAAGCAAGAAATATAATAATGCAAATGGAAAAGTTTAATCCATCAAGAGATAAAACTTTCCATTTTCCACGATATTCAAGCTATCAGGCAGGACTTTATGACAGCAATATGCAAAATATATTTACTCTTTTAAAATTTGTTCCACCCAGTTTTACACCAGGTTATCATAAATTTAATGAATATCGCTACTATGTAATGAGACTCCCAGAAGATCGATATTTTGGTGCAAAATACCTTGTTATTTCCAAAAAAGAGAATAGTATGGAAATATATTTGACAGTATTAATGATAATAGTTGGAATTGTTATAATGCTCTTTTTACTGACTTGGATGGTATTTAGAAACTTTGCAAGACCTTTTGAAATTATAAATCAACAACTAGATAACTTTATTAAAGACTCTATGCACGAAATAAATACTCCACTAAGCATTATACAACTCAATGCAGATCTTTTTGCTAGAAAATTTGGCTCTAGCAAATACCTTACACGCATTAAAGCAGCTGCAAAAACATTGGCAACGATCTATAACGATATGGATTATTTAATTAAAAAAGAGAAATTAACATATGAAAAAGAGAGAATTGACTTTTCAAAATTTTTACAGACACAAGTTGACTATTTTAAAGAGGTTGCTACTCTTAGAGAGATAGAGATTTATACAAAAATTGATAATGAAGTATTTATAAACTTCAACCCTACAAAACTACAAAGAATAGTAGATAATACACTCTCTAATGCTATTAAATATAGCCATGAAAGAGGTAAAGTTTTTGTAGAATTGAAAAAAAATGGTACTAACACAATATTTAGTATTAAAGATGAAGGTGTAGGTATGAAAGAGCCTGAAAAAGTCTTTGAACGTTATTATAGAGAAGATAGTTTCAAAGGGGGATTTGGTATAGGTTTAAATATTGTTAAAAACATTGCAGATCAAGAAGGCATAATAATCGAAGTTGACTCTAAATTAGGTAAAGGAAGCACCTTTACCTATATTTTTGAGACTCTTTAATCATTGACTTTTTGCAATAATTCAACCATATCAACTTGTGCTTTTTCAAGAACTTTAACTGATTCTGGGTCATCAATTGCAAGAGTTGAGATCCAGTTGTAAACATTTGGATATACAATTTTTACATTATTAGACCCTTTTTTCTTATATAGAGCCATTGTGCAAGGAGCAAAAACTCCAGCTTCAGGATGGATTTTTGATACTGTATATATGACCTTCAGTTTACAAAGCGAATATGTGTCATAAAAATCATAAATTTTAATATTATTTTCATTAAGAAAATAGTTACTGTCAAAAAAGTTTGCCATTACAAAACCAATAGGTTTTAAACCATCCTCAATAACCATCTCTATCTCTTCTTTAAACTCCTCAATATCTATATCTTCATCATCAATCTCTACCTCAAAACGGGTCAAAAGTTTATTTGTAATAGCTTTTGGAGTATAGTTAAACTTCACCCTTTTTGCTCCAGGCAATGCTTTAAGTAGAGTCTCTATATTTTTAGCTTCTAACTTTTGTAGTAACTCATTATTATATGATAATCCCAATATCTTTGCCTGGGCAGAAGAGCTTAAAACACCTGCATAAATTGCATCATCACCCTTTTTTTGGTAGATAACAATAGAAAAAGGAGCAAATACTCCAGACTCTTCATATTTGACTAACAAATCTTTAGTGATTTCAGGATAATAGAGTGTCATCAAATTATAAATTGAAAAATCAGTATCTTTAAATTGCTTAATAAAAGGTCCATTCATATCACGATTGGCTTCTACTATATATCCTGCTTTAATAAAAGTATCTTCAATAGATTTAGTAGTTATCTTGTCACTTTTTTTAACATTAAATAGAATAATATCTTTATTGTCAGCATATGCACCTGTAAATATTAACAAAACAATAATAAATTTAAGAATTTTTTTCATTAGTTCATCCTCCTTGTTTTTATGGTCGAATATATACCCAACCTTTTAAATCTCTTTCAACCAGCTCTACTATACCGGCAGTTACAATCTCAACATCTTCTATTAAATCTTCAGGTTTGATCTTTAAAGTACGCATAGTATTGCCACAAGCAATAAACTCTACATCATAAGTTTGCAATGAACGCACTCTAACAGCAATCTTTTTCTCTTTTTTCAGCAATGTACGAATCCCTTTTGAGTAACAGATAATTGCTATCTCTACATTCTCAGGTCCATAAAATTTCATGACATTGTTTGCTGAACTTAATACATGATTTATAGACTCATCATCTCCTTTTGTTATAGGAAAAACAATCTTTCTTGGATTATCAATTGAAGGCTTTGGTTCTGCAAATTCTGTATCTGCAAAAGATAATACAAAAACCATCATTAGCAATAGAATCTGCTTCATCTCTCATCTCCTTCAGAATGCTTTACCTCTTTTAGAATTGTTAAAAAATCATCTTTCATCCAAGCCCCCGGAACTGTTTTTAGCACACTGCCATCGCTATTAAGAAAAATAAAAGTTGGTGTCATACTCCACTTAAGATTATTTGGAAGTTTTTGGCGACTCACATCAACACGTACAGGAATAAAGTCTGATGAAATTAAAGCAACTACATCTGGATCTTTAAGTGTTGTTTCTTCCATCTTTATACAGTAGTGACAGGTTGGACTAGTCACTTCTATCATAATAATTTTTCCTAGCCTTTTGGCTAAACTAAACGCTTTTTGATAGTCAACATATTGAAGCTCATTTACCTCTTTTACAGGTGGCAGATAAAAGTAGATCCATTCTGCCACAGCTTCCATCTCTTCATCACTGATTTTACCTTTAAAAGAGGGCATTGTATTGAAATAAGAGAGTATCTCTGGCAAACAAATACTCTTTTGCTTATCTGGATGAAGCAGATAATTTTGAATAAATGCAGTAACCTCCATTAACTGTATATCTTTATCCCCTTTTGGGTCACCTATTCTCTGTTTTAAACGGTATGAAAGCTGGTTAACAGTTGGTGCTTTAAGATGAAGAAGAGTATTATTTTGCTCCATAAAATTCTTCATCAAAACTTCAACTGGAACATAGAGTTGATGACAAGATGAACACTTTTTCTTATATACTTCTTCTCCATCTATACCAAACAAGGACAAAGAGAAAAACAATAAAATCCACAAATATTTCATTCACTCTCCCATTCCAACTCTTCATAAGCTTTAATAACATTTTTACCATGCAACATTTTATAAAGTACCATTTTATGATACTCAGGCAAGTAAACCTTTTTGGTAACATCTACCATATCAATATCATCTTCAATAGCCCTTTTAACCTCTATATAGAGTTTGTTTAAATAGGCTTCAATAAAATTCATTGCATCGCTGCCTGTTTTATAGCCATGACCACCAACCATTACACTCCATTGCAAATTTTTAAGTTTTTTAACTGCTTTTAACCATCCTGAAAGTGAACCGTCTCGTAATGATGGAAGTCTGTCATTAAAAACCAAATCACCAGCTAACAAAATCTTCTCATTAGGAATAAAAACTGCAATATCACTAAAAGTATGTGCTGGATGAGAAAAAGCAAGAATTTGCAAAGTAATATTGCCTATTTTAAGTGTTCTGGAATCAGAAATAAGGCGATCAGGAGCTACTGGAACAGTTCCTTTATAAAATAAAGGCTTTATAGCTATTTCTATGCGTGTTGGAGTAGCCAAATGATTACTGGAAAAGTTTTTGGGTCCATAAATCATTACACCTTTTTCATGATAAAAGCCATTACCAAGCCAGTGATCATCATGCACATGCGAGTTAAAAACTGCCAAAACAGGCTGTGTCTTTACACTCTGCATAACACTAAAAGCCTCTTTTGCATAGAGATAAGTGGGTCCACTGTCAAAAACAATCCAGCCACTGCCGGCATCAATATAGCAAGTGTTTACCATATTGCCGTTATTTTCAGTGTTTGGAACCTGAAGATCACCAAAAAAACAGTATAGCTTTGGTGCTACCTGCTTTGGGCTCAAGCCATACTCCTGCGACCAGAGCATCATACAACTTACAAACAGCAGGAGTAGACTCTTTTTCATACTATTTTCCTAAATTAAAATAGATAGTTCAGCTCAAAACGATACTCATTATATGAAGGATCGCTTTTTGTTACAGTTCCTGTTTGAGGATCTCCATTAACTAATCCTATACGAACACGTGCTTCCAATCCTGGGAAAGATTTGATTTTTTGAATAGCATCTAAATGAATTACCTGCGTATCTGCCTGAACACCAGGTTTATTATCATCAAAATCTTGAATTGCATATCTGAACATTGCAGTTAACCCAGGGACAAGACCTGCTTTATCAAAGCTATAGTCACCACGAATCATATATGTTTTAGTATTTGCATACCAGTTATACTGAGCCATAGCTCTTGTAAAACCACCTGTAGGGAATCCTCGCCACGGTGCTACAATGTCTGCTTCATCAGCAATTTTTGAATAACCAAGTCTAAATTTCCAAGCTTGATTGCTCTTAATGTCAACTCTAGCAGCAAACAACCAGCTATCAAGGCTATATTTATTTGTATATCCAGTAACATCTCCTTTAAGGTTTGCAACTGCAACAGGTCCTGTAGAAATAGCTGCAAATTTATCACCAACTCCACCATCAAACTGTTTCATATATCTTACACCTGGAATGATCTTTAAACCACCAGCAGGAATTGTGTAGTAAGCTTCTACTGTAGCAGATGATACAACATCTGGAACTGCTGTATAGTTAGCTTTTAGTTTCAGATTTTTTATAGATTTATTTGCAGCTTCCAATACAACAAGATCGTGGTTCGGATCCATACCCGCTGCAAGGAAATTACTATAAGACAACGATCTATTAACTGCAGAATCATCATTATTTGCCCAAGATTCTTTAGTATTATCATAACCATCATCTACAGTGTTATATGTAATTACATCATGAAAACTAGTATGGTCACGAAGTTTTTGTTTTGTAAGGTAAGCAGCTTTTAGAGTTGTTTTTGGAAGATCTTTTGAGACAACAGTAACACCTTCAAATGTATTTGGGATCATCTTTGTATCGTTACTTTTTGTCAAAAAGCTTTCAAAAATTTGTCGTCCAACTCTAACTTTGGTTTTGTTTAAGCGGTACTGCATATATGCTTGTGCAAGTACTGTCATACCCCAATCACCAGTAGCTTTTACATTGTATCTGCTTGTTGTATCTTTACCTGCTTTTATGAAACCAACATCTGCATCATCCATATGCCAAGGACTTTGTGATGTATAAAGTCCTGCCATACCACTGAAACCTTTATATTCAGCCGATTTATAGAGTAAACTTCCTCCAAATCCTGCTGCCCAGTTATCTTGATTTTTTGATGTTTCTTCTTTCCAGTCCCATTTAAAAGTATTTATACGAATACGTCCATAAAACATACCTTCAGTCAACATGTCTTTTAGACTATCAACCTTTGGAGGAACTTTGTTAAATACTAATGTTCTGTTTGCTTTAAGTGTTACTTTAGGCTTATCTGCTGCATTTAAAGAGATACCTACACCTACGGCCATCAAAGCTGCCAAGCTTAATTTAATCATTTTCATTATTCAACCTTTCATTACATTATGCTACAATTTAATGCTTTTTTTCTAACGTAAAGTGCCTCACTTAGGTCTGTTTTTATAGGAGTAGGAATGAGCAAACCAAAAAGTGAGGCACGGAAACGACTACTAACAAATACCCCCTGCCTTAGGACAGCCGCATCCTACATCTACAACATTTACATTAGATGTTCTAGATATATCGACAGTACCTTTTTTCTTAATATAATCAGCTGTAATATCATAAACAGGACGAATCTTACTTTCACGAAGATTTTTTCCTGCACTTTGAAGATTACCACCCCAAGCTGAAACTACATAATTCCTGTTTGGATCAAGCGGTTTACCATTAACTTTTAAGTTGGAGATACGCTTTCCACTTGGTGCACCAATCTTAATGTCATAAGTTACACCTGTTAAACGACTCATATCTCCACCTTGCTGGTATAGAGGATTGGCATTGAAAACATTATCGGCAATATCTTCAAGCAATTGAGCTATTCTTGCTCCTTGCAACTCAAAAGTATACACTTCAGGATATGTAATTGCTGTCATCTCATAAACATTATCCATTAAAATATCATCTCCAGGTAATAGAGTGGTTCCCCATCGATACCCAGGAGTAAATGTGATCTCATTATCCATCTCATCATGAATTGCTTCACCAATTAATGCATCAAATGTAGAGTAGAATGTATCTCTCTTATAGAGCAAACCTTTAGTTTTGCCAAGTACTTGATTCAACTCTTTATCATAAGGTTTATAGAGAGCATCAACCAACTCTATTCCCTTCTTATCAGGTGTGATCAAGTTTGATGCTATTGGAATTAGTTTATAGTTATAATCAACTACTCTTTTGTTCTTAATATCTATATCAAGACGACCAACATATTTGCCGTGGCTTCCGGCAATAATGATAACAGTACCGTTAATTGTGATCGGCTTAGGTCCAGGGTCATGAGTATGTCCACTTAAAATAAAGTCTATACCATGCACTTTTCTGGCAACTTCCTGATCTACACTAAAACCGTCATGGCTGAGTAGAACTACACAATCAACCTTCTTATCTTTACGTAGCTCATCTACATACTCTTGAAGAGTATCAAGGCGTAAACCAAAACTCCACCCTTCAGTAAAACGTTTTGGATTAGCTGTTGATGTAAATGGAAATGATTGACCAATAATGCCTACCTTAGCTCCACCAACCTCTTTAATGGTATATGGCTTAAATACAAGCTCTTCAAACTCATCACTAAATGGATCGTTATCGACTATATTCTGGGAGATAAAATCTGCCTCAAGCATATCAATCAGCTCAAGTACACGCTCTTTTCCGTATGTAAACTCCCAATGTCCAACCATTACATCAACACCAAGATAATTTTGAGCCTTTACAATAGCCTCACCGCCTGTTTTAAGTGCAACTGCTGTTCCTTGCCATGTATCACCTGAATCAAGCAACAGTACATTATCTTTGCCACGATCTCGGCGTACCTCATCAACAACTGTTTTTATATAAGCTATACCTCCCATTTTTCCAAACTTTTTGGCAAGCTCTTCAAAATTTAGGTAAGTATCAAAATAACCTTCTAAAGTTCCTGGTTTTACACCATAAAACTCTGCAAAACTCTTGCCACATAAAAAGCCCGGAGTACCAGTTAAATTTGAAGCAGAAATAAGAGTAGAAGGCTCACGCCAATAGAGTGGTTTTATATGTGCATGCAAGTCGCAAATGTGTAACAGCGATACATTACCTACCGATTTAAAATCCATAATATCTGTAGCAGT contains:
- a CDS encoding thioredoxin fold domain-containing protein encodes the protein MKYLWILLFFSLSLFGIDGEEVYKKKCSSCHQLYVPVEVLMKNFMEQNNTLLHLKAPTVNQLSYRLKQRIGDPKGDKDIQLMEVTAFIQNYLLHPDKQKSICLPEILSYFNTMPSFKGKISDEEMEAVAEWIYFYLPPVKEVNELQYVDYQKAFSLAKRLGKIIMIEVTSPTCHYCIKMEETTLKDPDVVALISSDFIPVRVDVSRQKLPNNLKWSMTPTFIFLNSDGSVLKTVPGAWMKDDFLTILKEVKHSEGDER
- a CDS encoding response regulator transcription factor, translated to MRILLLEDEFTLRISMVEFLEDLGFTVDDFESGDDALDALFKKTYDLILLDVKVPGINGFELLRTAREYGKNLPAIFITSLTDVDALAKGYKSGCCDYIKKPFDLIELQLRVEQALKSSCLKTQDNFIDLPNNYVYDTKNFVLLHNEEEITLTKTEKRILELLIQNRGNVVTPEQFQEFVWGEAVDPANIRVQINKLRKKLSAELISNVRGLGYRIDL
- a CDS encoding DsrE family protein encodes the protein MKQILLLMMVFVLSFADTEFAEPKPSIDNPRKIVFPITKGDDESINHVLSSANNVMKFYGPENVEIAIICYSKGIRTLLKKEKKIAVRVRSLQTYDVEFIACGNTMRTLKIKPEDLIEDVEIVTAGIVELVERDLKGWVYIRP
- a CDS encoding IMPACT family protein, whose translation is MKTIDNTYHSETEVKRSKFLSFLVGIDQFESMRKELHLEHPKANHIVWAFRKVNEYNQIVEDSSDDGEPKGCAGKPVLHVMQGNDLVDCAILVVRYFGGIKLGTGGMARAYSEAAKAVVDSAELIPYEKEMQLSFFTDYANMRKWEYLVSGFNSLKIDRKFDENGAQWSVYGPESVVKQLQEKLKDASIAFLVK
- a CDS encoding sensor histidine kinase — its product is MIFDRKKFALKYALLYALLISLVMLVPLFVYTQLMLAINEAKTENDLLREARNIIMQMEKFNPSRDKTFHFPRYSSYQAGLYDSNMQNIFTLLKFVPPSFTPGYHKFNEYRYYVMRLPEDRYFGAKYLVISKKENSMEIYLTVLMIIVGIVIMLFLLTWMVFRNFARPFEIINQQLDNFIKDSMHEINTPLSIIQLNADLFARKFGSSKYLTRIKAAAKTLATIYNDMDYLIKKEKLTYEKERIDFSKFLQTQVDYFKEVATLREIEIYTKIDNEVFINFNPTKLQRIVDNTLSNAIKYSHERGKVFVELKKNGTNTIFSIKDEGVGMKEPEKVFERYYREDSFKGGFGIGLNIVKNIADQEGIIIEVDSKLGKGSTFTYIFETL
- a CDS encoding phosphomannomutase/phosphoglucomutase, yielding MQHIFREYDIRGVFEKDLNEKTVKLIGYFLGKKIKEHGDYAVVTYDARTHSPILSDWLVSGLNAANVVVLHGGLVPTPVNYFCNFNTFQVGGKQVMPAGGIQITGSHNPPEYNGFKITINQEPFFGEDIYALGREVEKADIAIPTETDSIAISALDAYIDYLAKEFSSLQDFDPNMVIDCGNGAAGIAIEPLLERLGISASKLYFDPDGTFPNHHPDPSEEKNLEDLKKELERGAKYGFAFDGDGDRIAFLSQKYNFKGDILALFFAKTMDNPTVIGEVKCSQIMYDEINKIGKSIMYKTGHSNLKVKLKETGADLAAEVSGHIFFNDRYFGYDDAIYAMMRILEMLKNGFDFDAEYEKLPVLYSTDEIKIEATDESKFTIIEALKNILNKRYSELKIKEIVTIDGVRVIFEDGWGLVRASNTTPILVTRFEAKSPESLERIQTLMNDLIEDAKAKL
- a CDS encoding class I SAM-dependent methyltransferase, with product MSFDERAKTWDSSDRRQALAEAVANAIKSSVTLNSSMHLLDIGAGTGLLTRRVLPYVDKITALDTSAGMLEELEKKVEGNVEICQTDIIKYEPSEKFDGIISSMTLHHIEDTEGLFKHLYKLLKPGGFIALADLAPEDGTFHSNGNEGVFHFGFDEESLKNYANIAGFKNFSYKIVHKVEKPNKIYEIFLFSSIKYK
- a CDS encoding cache domain-containing protein, with product MKEWFSKKSVIITSLFLFITMGIGVWYLSKKVEENRYIQFSDTLRNYFRNKLDSQKSQALSLAIALAENKALKEALWDDDEDLGYEILSKTLMRLREYTLMSDVRAQVITTDLTIFARSWDNTYAGMPLDIFREDLKEITTLKKPKVAIEPGRLLSIKATTPIMQKSKAIGYLEILQFFDKITDDLRQKHIELLVLMNEKLLNIATLMRENPTVHNFVISNKNYNSNLLKIVNRINIKKLLQQRYLYSNDYFFIIEDMLDGKENQIGIFLMILSKADLNELIYGNKPLSFFLNFTQKDLYQIVNRWEAPTGGYRSIYDKNLFKLLNTFEGEDRMLVEQEIYEVLQEYSKKELIDIILYQNRRRKITGDIE
- a CDS encoding M48 family metallopeptidase, translating into MLKQSFSERYFEYQCLDGTFLKCCHKRRAKQKNLYLRIKSDGTIEISTPYHFSKKEALKFLAQRESWVCSRLSHNLTYAKNNPTEYYDGCKIWFLGREFPVKLERSLKNSIEFKDDHFLFKAKEFDKLSVSLDRFYLRKAKEILPARVELFSNRMKLYPKDLKFRRYKRRLGCCSFDNVITLNSHLLRYDMPLIDYVIIHELAHIRHKHHQKSFWKLVEQYEPEWKMLRKQLV